A genome region from Solanum pennellii chromosome 12, SPENNV200 includes the following:
- the LOC107005425 gene encoding BRI1 kinase inhibitor 1 yields MDNQQQHQNIMRTNQESDHHHHQSCSSNSSSPSHEFSFTISFQQTNQTPPPPPSSSSSSTTTTSSSSFAIDLSPADDIFFHGHLLPLHLLSHFPISSPRSSTNSLDGFTLPKKNHDFFHQQHNKVLDDDDDTSCCDAKAKSKSFSLFGIPKWRVLKDQNKERSSKQYSKKMSQVVKRYIKMVRPFLSFRNKKINMQFHSFSGNLLKQNNNNNNNNNNNNNKWEYSSAPASIRTSPTNSGLLVAKPTGGDYSNFTNSSSDSTMEELQSAIQAAIAHCKKSISMED; encoded by the coding sequence ATGgacaaccaacaacaacaccaaaacATCATGAGAACAAATCAAGAAAgtgatcatcatcatcatcaaagtTGTTCATCTAACTCATCATCTCCTTCACATGAATTCTCATTCACAATCTCATTTCAACAAACAAATCAAACCccacctcctcctccttcttcttcttcttcttcaactactacaacttcatcatcatcatttgcTATAGATCTATCTCCTGCTGATGATATCTTCTTCCATGGACACTTACTTCCTCTTCACCTTCTTTCTCATTTCCCTATATCCTCCCCTAGATCTTCCACTAACTCCCTTGATGGCTTCACACTTCCCAAGAAAAATCATGACTTTTTTCATCAACAACATAATAAAGTattagatgatgatgatgataccTCTTGTTGTGATGCTAAGGCAAAATCAAAGTCTTTTTCACTATTTGGGATACCAAAATGGAGAGTACTTAAAGATCAAAACAAAGAAAGATCATCAAAGCAATATAGCAAGAAGATGAGTCAAGTTGTTAAGAGGTATATAAAAATGGTAAGGCCATTTTtgtcatttagaaataaaaagattaatatgcaatttcattctttttctgggaatttattaaaacaaaataataataataataataataataataataataataataaatgggAATATTCATCAGCACCAGCTTCAATAAGAACATCACCTACAAATAGTGGTTTACTTGTAGCAAAACCAACAGGAGGAGATTATAGTAATTTTACTAATTCTTCAAGTGATAGCACTATGGAAGAATTGCAATCTGCTATACAAGCTGCAATTGCTCATTGTAAAAAATCTATTTCAATGGAAGATTAA